A stretch of DNA from Balearica regulorum gibbericeps isolate bBalReg1 chromosome 7, bBalReg1.pri, whole genome shotgun sequence:
GCTGGTAAACGGCGGAACCGCCGGACGGTAACGACCCGAGAGAAGAGCCCGGGAAGGCCCCGCGAAGCCCCGGCACCGGGACACTCACCTGCCCGGCGTGCGCGCCCGGCTCCCGTGGCCTCGCCTCGGCGCCGATCCGAGCCCTGCGGGGCGGCAGGATTTTAATCACAACGAAATATTTCGcctgggaccccccaccccgcctTCGGAGCGCCCGCTCCCCGCGCCGCGGCGGCGCTGAGCCCTTGGAGGGGCCCGGGGGCCGTGGGTCGCCGCCGCAGGGCCGCGGCAACCCCCGCCGCACCGCACCGGGGTGCTCGGCCGGTGCTCGGCGCAGCCCCAGAGCCGGGGGACTCGCGGTGCGGAGGGGGCTCGGCAGGTTCGCTAGGTGCGTTACCCGCCGACACGGCGGCGCGGCGGCTCCGTGGACCCGCTCGCCGCTCGTTACCAGCGGGAGAAACGAAACGAAACGAAAGAAAACGAAAGAAAACGAAATGAAACACCAAAGGGCGCGGGGTAGCGCTCCCCGCTCCGGCCCTGCGCCGCCGCGGCCCCGAGATGCCCACTCaacccggcccggcccggcccggctggGCCTGGCGGtcgcggggctgcggggcccgATCCGACAGCGGCGGCGGAGCGCGTCTTCCCCTGGGCGAGCACGCTGCGCACCGGCTGCGGCgagccgggggggggcggcagaTAGGCCCGTCGCGGGGGCATCTGAGGGGGCACCGGCGGGGGCACCGGGGGTGCCAGGGGATGCGGAGCGGGTCGGCTACGTGTACATCGCACGGCTACGGTCCGCCCGGGAGGAGTGCAGGGCGGAGGCGGAGGCGAACCTCCCCTCGCCGCCGCGTCCAGCGCGGCGGGAGGCACTtgcggggccgggcggccgGCCGTGCTGGCGGGTCGGGGAGGGCGGGCCGGCGGGGCCGCACGTGTTCGCCTCTCCCGGGGCCGGTCCGCGCCGTGTGCGGGCAGGGGCCAGCGGGGCGCGCCGGGGCGGGGGTCCCTACCTACCTACACGTGCTTAGCACTGGGAGGCGCGGCGACGGCGGCCGCGGCTCTCTGCGGGGACCCCGACCCCGGCACACCGTTCCCGGGCCCGCCGGGCGGGTGCCGGGCCGGCGGGGCGCTCGGCGGGGAAGCGGCCTCCCCGAGCGCAGCCTTAATACATTGCTATTTCTGGCCGGGCGGCCGGAGCCGGGCAGGGGGCCggctctgcctccccctccctccaatGGCGAggccgcccccggcccctccTCGCCGTGACGTGCCGGCCCGGGGCAGAGGAGGCTCCCGAGCCCTTGGCTGTCCCTGCAGAAGCTGTAACAAAACGCAGACCCCCAGCGCCGGGCTAATGGAGGCAACTTAGACAGGAGCAGGCGCGGCCCCTCGTCTCTCGGCGCTGCCTGCTCCCCCCGCACCGGGCGCGGCGCTCCCCGCCGAGCCGCCGCCCGAGCGCCGCCGGGCCTGCGGGACTGCCTGGCCGCTTGCGCTGCCCCGATGATGTTACCGAGCCCCGTCACCTCCACTCCCTTCTCTGTCAAAGACATCCTCaacctggagcagcagcaggacccgCACTATGGGGCCCAGCTCCCGCACCACCTGGAGCACCACTTCCACCCCGCCGCCTGCCTGCTGGCGGCCGCCGACGGCGCCCGCTTCTCCGACGgcgaggaggaagaggaggaggagaagctgtCCTACCTGAGCCCCATGGGAGCGCCCGGCAGCCAGACGGACGCGCGGATCTCCGCCGACAACTACGTGCACGCAGTGCTGCGCGGCTCCTGCGCGGCCCCCGGCTCGGGAGAGGAGCTGGACCCCGCGGCCCGCGACCCAAGTGAGTATCGGCCCCGCCGCGCTCTCCCGCACCACTCCGCCGGGACGGGCCTGCGCTCGCTCCCTGCGGTGCGTTCCCAGCCCGCTGGGCATCGCCCCGCGAAGACCCGGTCCCGGCGCTGCGGTCCGGTCCCCGCCGCCGCGTCCCCTGGGCATGTCGAGCCGGGACTGGCACGTCGTGGGGGCTGCCACCGCCCTCCTCTGCGCCCCTCTCGCTGCCTCCGCGAGAAGCGCCCCCGCAGGGCCCCGATCCGGAGCTGCCGGATCAGGCCCGCGCTCCGCAATTTCGGTAGCGGAGACGGAGGAACGGGGCGGGTTAGGCCCAACCCGCGCCCGCTGCGGCGGGGCCCTCCGGGAGCGAGGCGGCGGAGCAGGTGCCCGGCGCCGTGCGCGACGCGGCCCGGGGCTCGGCCCCGCGGTGCCGCAGCAGTAaccccgccgccggcccggaGGCGCAGGGacgcgcccggccccgccgcccgaACCGGCCCCTCGCAAACACAGGCGGTGCTGGAGGCGTCCGGCCCCGGCGCTGCCTCCCCGCCCGCACCGCGGTTCCCCGACGGGCGCGCAGCGGCGCGGGGCTCTCGCCCGCCGGTGGGCCCCGTCGGGACCGGCGAGCGCCCGGCGTCGGGGAGGTGCAGCCGTGACCTGTGCTTCCCCGTGCAGAGAGCTGCGTCCTGAAGAAGCCGCTGGATGCGGCGGAGAAGGCGGAGGAGACGGAGAGGCCGAAGCAGCGGAGCCGGAGGAAGCCGCGCGTCCTCTTCTCCCAGGCGCAGGTCTTCGAGCTGGAGCGGCGGTTCAAGCAGCAGCGTTACCTGTCGGCGCCCGAGCGGGAGCACCTGGCCAGCAGCCTCAAGCTCACCTCCACGCAGGTGAAGATCTGGTTCCAGAACCGGCGCTACAAGTGCAAGCGGCAGCGGCAGGACAAGTCGCTGGAGCTGGGCGGCCCCAcggccccgccaccgccgcgCAGGGTGGCCGTGCCTGTGCTGGTCCGCGACGGCAAGCCGTGCCTCGGCGGGTCGCAGGGCTACAGCTCGGCGTACAACGGGCCCTACTCCTACAACGGCTTCCCCGCCTACGGCTACGGCAACGCCGCCTCCTACAACCCCGGCTACGGCTGCACCTACCCGGCGGGCACCGGCGGCGCCTCCATGCAAGCCGCCTGCagcccggcggcggccgccggccCCTTCGTGAACGTGGGCGGCCTGGGGGGCTtcggcggcggcggccagcCGCTGCAccaggcggcggcggggccctcCTGCAGCCAGGGCGCACTGCAGGGCATCCGGGCCTGGTAGCCCGCACGCACTGAGGGCCGGGAGCGGACCGGCAGGACGGCCCGGCGGCTCCGGGGCCCCGTTATCACCCGCACTGCAGCCCGGCTGCGCGCCGCGCAATGCGCGCCCTGGACGGGAGGCGACGGCGGAGGGACGGCGCGGCGGGACCCCGGCGCTCCCGCGGGCCGCGgtgcggggccggcggcgggcggagcgGCGCGGTGCGGCAGGACGGGCCCGCCCGAGCTCGCAGCGAAagcgccgccgccccgcggaGCCGCCGCGACGGCCGGGCGGGCCGGAGCCGATCGCGCCGCGCCAGCGGAGCAGCTTTGCTTGTAAAAAGCCGACGGCGGGGCCCGGGGGTGCCGCGGCCCCTCTATCTACTCTGTATCGGTTACTGCCAGCGCCAGCTCGCCGAGTCAGTCAATAAACCAGGTGCAATATCCGCCGCCCGCTCCTCCTTCGCCCAGCGGCCGGGGCCCGCCGGGGCCGgtgcccggcggcggggcggtcGCAGTGGCGTGCCCGCGGGGCAGGGCGGCCCGGTCGGCTTGTGAGCGTGCCAAGGGCGCTGAATGGGGCCGCGCAGCTCAGAGCCGGGCCCATTGTGGCCGCCGGGCCGGCGCTGAAAGGAGCCGCCGAGGAAGGTAGCGGGAATAGGCGCTTATTGGATTCGGGAACAAAAGGTGTGGCAGGGAGGCGAGGGACAAAGGGGCCCCGGCGCCGAGATTGACGGGCCGCTTTGCCCCCCACTGAGGCCCAGGCCCGGTGCTTTATGCGCGGGGGCTGCAGAAACGTGCTGGGTTTTGTTCCCCTTTCTGGGAGcgcagggggagaggaggggggtcCGCGGGCCGCTGATTAGggccggccgggccgggcagccTGAATGCCGGGGCATTATTGCTACATGTTCAGCCATTTCCCTCGGCTgcagggggagggggcggccgaGGGCCCCGAGCCCCGCGGGACCGGCCGCGGGGTTGtcccccgcccgccccgtcccgggtcgccccgtcccgccgccgccgcggagcTCTCGGGGCAGtcgcggccccgccgccgcggccgtGCCTCCGCCGTGCGCGTCCCGGCGAGCGCCGCGTCcggagccggggccggggccagAGCCGGAGCCGCgcctgggggcgggggggggcggacACCCGCGGAGCCCCGTCTGGCTCGGCCCGGGCGGCAGCGGAGACCGGAGGCGCGGGGAGCTCTCCCGCACGTCTCCCCGGCCGCGACGCTCGAGCTCCCGGAGATGTTTCCAGCGCAGCGTTCTCGGAGCCGCTGGGACGGACACAGCCCAGGGGCTCGGTATGGCTCCCCCCCACTCTCGTCCAGCGATGCCCACCGCGTCctccccctgccttccccacgCGTGTCGTGTGACGGTCCCTCTGCCACAAGCAGAGGACCGGGTTTCGTAGCCTGCCATCGCAGAAGCAGCAGGTAACGACCGTTCACGCTGTAAACCCGGTTTTACGCTGCACGTTTCCACCGCACGAGCCGAACACCCTTGGGGTTTGCTGTTTGAAAGGAACCGGAGAAATTCTGGAGTACTGCGGGGACAGAGCGGGCAACCAGCAGACTGCGGGTCCCAGCCCTGCTTCTGCACGGCACCCCGCTGTCCTGCGAGCCACCCCGAGGCCGCAGGCTTTGCGGGGCCGGCGCTGGGAGAGGATGCGGCACGCCCAACCGATTGTTTGCTGGATGGCAGCAAGGTGTCGCGGGAGAGGAAGCCCAGGCCCCGCTCTTGGCTTTCGGAGATGAGTGGTTAAGGCCCTGTAGTCTCGTGGGTAGAAACAGGATAGCCAAGAACAAAGATAGGTAATGCTCTATCTTTGCAGCAGCAGTCAGGCTGGGGAGATTTGTCTCTGCCATAGGAAAGAGTTGCGCTTTCCTCCATGTTCTGCCAGACTGTTGTCTGCAAAAATACAGGAGACCCGTGTGAGTTCATGCCTCAGTGTGCAAACCAGAGGAGTTGTAAACACAAGCTCCTCCGAAATCAGGGTGTGTGAGAGGAGCTCCCAGCTTACCACATCCCCTCCAAGTACGTGGCAGCTGGTTAGAAATCTGCTtcatccccagcagcacccagagaCTTCAGTCGAGACCAGAGCCCTGGCATGGGACACGCTGTCCACGTTCATAGCCCCAGTCTCTGGAGCATGGACAGTTAGGCAGAATGAAGGGGCACACAGGGACCCCACGGCCATTTTGCAAGAGGCCATGCTGGGCAATACCAGCATTATCAAGCACCAACAGTACCCAGCATTGCTCTGGGTGTGAGGTCAGTATTGTGCACACCCCATTTACGCCTGCTGACACCCGTGTGTGCTCCCTGGCCCTGCTTTCCCCACACTGAGCTGGAGCAGTGCCCAGCTGGGGGATGCCGAGAGGCCCGGCTACAGGCTGATGTGGCACGGCAGTGGAAGTTTCTAGATGTCCACCATAGTGAGCTCCATTTCTGGGACAGATCCCAGCTGTCCCACCAGCTCAGActgggggggagggcagggggttAGTGGGAGGGACCCCTCTGCAAACTCTTGCCCAAAGCCCCTGAGCTGATGAGGAGGATGAAGCGGCACAAAGAGCTGGCGGTGCCGGAGGGCCCAGAGCAGGGTGGCGGAAGTGAAGCGCTCCAAAGAGGAGGAACAGCCGGCGGAGGCCAGTGGGAGGGAGATGGTGGGAGACCGCAGATtggacaggctgcccagggaggggaGACACAATGGAGGGAAGTCGCTGCGTGGCTGTGCTGGAGGCAGCGCCTGCCTGTGACGTACCCCATCCCCTGCGCCCCGGGGCGAAacagggtgctgcaggcaggatgcGACGCAAGCAGCGCAGGGTGCTGGTGGAAACCCTTCTGGCATGGTCCCGCTGCAGCGGTGGCGCGGCTGGAGGGacactggggaaggagggatggggagggtcATGGTCAAGGGGCAGAGGGCACATGCTGTTTCTTCCCAGTCAAATGGGGATTTATTGCTGTTTGGGAGTCAGGGAAGGGAGGTGCCGATTGATTTTGGACAGGGATGAGATTCTCTAAAACAACACACTGACTTAAAGCAAAGAAGGGACTGAGGGGTGGCCAGGCTTTAACTACCAGGCCTCAGGCCGGCTCTGTGCACGGGCtccatttctgtgtttcattcAGGTTTCCTAGCCAAGGAGGAGCCCATGAGCAGAACTTGCCTCTGTCCAGCGGTTCCCAGGGAGTCTCTATCCAAACCCCAGTGCTAGCTGGTTTTCTGAGGCCTCTCCATCATGCCCAGGATTGTGCGGGGGCAGCACTGctccctctgcagcactgcagatgTGCTCTggtttcctctccttcctgacatcttttcccattcctccttccccctccacaCACCACAAGCTGGGAGCTGCCGAGGCTGCTCTGTGGAGCCATCAGTGCTCGGTGGGCAGCTGGCACCAGAGATGCTGGAAGCTCCTCTTGGTGATGGCAATGTGGGGTTGTCACACAAGCACTCTCCAGTGCCAAGAAAGCTATAGCCAGCCATGGATCAggtaattaaattaaaatattggtACTTGTGCTGTGGAGCCTCCAGCGAGGGTTTCTCCCACTACGTGCCTGCCAGCACGAGGGCCACGGACCTGTCTCCCTTCCTTGGATGAGTCACTCATGGCCACAGACCCTCCCCAGTCCTCCAGCCCGTCCTGTGCATCACAAGATCACTACACCTAACTAAAAGCAGGGGGGGGACATGCATGTATTTTAGCTGTTCCTTTTCCCTGCACCAGCGAGACGGGCCACAGCATTGCTCCAGAGAAGGGGACTGCATCTTTGTCCCCTCCAGAGCGGTCCCCAGGTCCCGCTGGAGCCCTTCCCAGCTGCGCCCTGCCGCCTTCCCCTGCCTGGGCAATAAAATCCGCAGTCACTTTCCCGTGGACGACCCTTCGCTACGcccggggctgctgcaggcGGGCGGTGCCGGGGCCAGGGGGATCCCCGGCTGCTGGCGGGGTGCTGCCTGGGAACCCCAGGTGGCCCGGGGTGCCAGCCGGGACACCGCTCCCCGTGCCTGTCCCCAAGCGAGATACGCCACCGCCATCTATCGGCAAGCACCCGGGGACAGGGAGCGGCAGGTAACTGTCCCTGCCACCCCATGCCGCGGGGGGGGGACTCTGCCTCTGGTGTTGGCTTGGTTTGGGGGTGCCCGAGTGCCCCTGCAAGGCTTGGA
This window harbors:
- the NKX2-3 gene encoding homeobox protein Nkx-2.3, encoding MMLPSPVTSTPFSVKDILNLEQQQDPHYGAQLPHHLEHHFHPAACLLAAADGARFSDGEEEEEEEKLSYLSPMGAPGSQTDARISADNYVHAVLRGSCAAPGSGEELDPAARDPKSCVLKKPLDAAEKAEETERPKQRSRRKPRVLFSQAQVFELERRFKQQRYLSAPEREHLASSLKLTSTQVKIWFQNRRYKCKRQRQDKSLELGGPTAPPPPRRVAVPVLVRDGKPCLGGSQGYSSAYNGPYSYNGFPAYGYGNAASYNPGYGCTYPAGTGGASMQAACSPAAAAGPFVNVGGLGGFGGGGQPLHQAAAGPSCSQGALQGIRAW